One part of the Nymphaea colorata isolate Beijing-Zhang1983 chromosome 8, ASM883128v2, whole genome shotgun sequence genome encodes these proteins:
- the LOC116258436 gene encoding glucan 1,3-beta-glucosidase-like isoform X5: protein MLQKYMSIENGGVSNITVGRDNASSWETFKLWRISEEIFQFQTLRGKFLTFDNEALIISATAESSTMAENFLIERYQNKVHIKLLTMQIYLQTRSVYQLTAYYQGVPDWGDNAAPFDMIIFANDLHGDYQLANGYEPVKAKSVIKQHRDSFVTPEDFRFLSLHGINAVRIPVGWWIAQDPNPPAPFVGGTLAALDNAFLWAQAFGLKCIIDLHAAPASQNEMEHSASRDDSSDWASNPSYISRSLVVIDFLSSRCCVNSVTCP, encoded by the exons ATGCTACAGAAGTATATGAGTATCGAGAATGGTGGTGTCTCCAATATCACGGTTGGCAGAGACAATGCATCTTCATGGGAAACGTTTAAG TTGTGGAGGATATCTGAAGAGATCTTTCAATTCCAAACACTTCGAGGGAAATTCCTGACATTTGATAATGAAGCACTGATTATTTCAGCAACAGCTGAATCATCAACAATGGCGGAAAACTTTCTGATTGAAAGATACCAGAACAAGGTCCACATTAAGCTGCTCACAATGCAGATTTATTTGCAG ACTAGGTCAGTGTATCAGCTGACAGCATATTATCAGGGTGTACCAGATTGGGGTGATAATGCTGCACCATTTGATATGATAATCTTTGCAAATGATTTGCATGGAGATTACCAACTTGCTAATGGCTATGAGCCTGTTAAAGCTAAATCAGTTATAAAG CAACACCGAGATAGCTTTGTCACACCAGAGGATTTTAGATTCCTATCTCTACATGGCATTAATGCTGTCAGAATTCCTGTTGGATGGTGGATTGCACAAGACCCTAACCCTCCAGCTCCTTTTGTAGGTGGGACATTGGCAGCTTTGGATAATGCCTTCTTATGGGCACA GGCGTTTGGCCTAAAGTGCATAATTGACCTTCACGCAGCACCTgcatctcaaaatgagatggaaCACAGTGCTAGCAGAGACGATTCTTCAGATTGGGCTAGTAACCCCTCGTATATCTCACGGAGTCTGGtagttattgattttttatcttcCAG GTGCTGTGTGAACAGTGTCACATGTCCTTGA
- the LOC116258436 gene encoding glucan 1,3-beta-glucosidase-like isoform X1, producing the protein MITNFVCLVLLYFVFICKEQFSVGELNGAPEVRGVNLGGWLLVEGWIKPSLFDGIPNGDMLDGTKVQFKSVMLQKYMSIENGGVSNITVGRDNASSWETFKLWRISEEIFQFQTLRGKFLTFDNEALIISATAESSTMAENFLIERYQNKVHIKLLTMQIYLQTRSVYQLTAYYQGVPDWGDNAAPFDMIIFANDLHGDYQLANGYEPVKAKSVIKQHRDSFVTPEDFRFLSLHGINAVRIPVGWWIAQDPNPPAPFVGGTLAALDNAFLWAQAFGLKCIIDLHAAPASQNEMEHSASRDDSSDWASNPSYISRSLVVIDFLSSRCCVNSVTCP; encoded by the exons ATGATTACCAATTTCGTGTGTCTTGTTCTTCtgtattttgtatttatttGTAAAGAACAATTCTCAG TGGGAGAGCTGAACGGTGCACCTGAAGTAAGAGGTGTAAATTTGGGCGGATGGTTGTTGGTGGAGGGATGGATAAAACCTTCACTGTTTGATGGGATCCCAAATGGCGATATGCTT GATGGAACCAAAGTGCAGTTCAAATCTGTAATGCTACAGAAGTATATGAGTATCGAGAATGGTGGTGTCTCCAATATCACGGTTGGCAGAGACAATGCATCTTCATGGGAAACGTTTAAG TTGTGGAGGATATCTGAAGAGATCTTTCAATTCCAAACACTTCGAGGGAAATTCCTGACATTTGATAATGAAGCACTGATTATTTCAGCAACAGCTGAATCATCAACAATGGCGGAAAACTTTCTGATTGAAAGATACCAGAACAAGGTCCACATTAAGCTGCTCACAATGCAGATTTATTTGCAG ACTAGGTCAGTGTATCAGCTGACAGCATATTATCAGGGTGTACCAGATTGGGGTGATAATGCTGCACCATTTGATATGATAATCTTTGCAAATGATTTGCATGGAGATTACCAACTTGCTAATGGCTATGAGCCTGTTAAAGCTAAATCAGTTATAAAG CAACACCGAGATAGCTTTGTCACACCAGAGGATTTTAGATTCCTATCTCTACATGGCATTAATGCTGTCAGAATTCCTGTTGGATGGTGGATTGCACAAGACCCTAACCCTCCAGCTCCTTTTGTAGGTGGGACATTGGCAGCTTTGGATAATGCCTTCTTATGGGCACA GGCGTTTGGCCTAAAGTGCATAATTGACCTTCACGCAGCACCTgcatctcaaaatgagatggaaCACAGTGCTAGCAGAGACGATTCTTCAGATTGGGCTAGTAACCCCTCGTATATCTCACGGAGTCTGGtagttattgattttttatcttcCAG GTGCTGTGTGAACAGTGTCACATGTCCTTGA
- the LOC116258436 gene encoding glucan 1,3-beta-glucosidase-like isoform X2 has protein sequence MNLQSSTMPEIACLVGELNGAPEVRGVNLGGWLLVEGWIKPSLFDGIPNGDMLDGTKVQFKSVMLQKYMSIENGGVSNITVGRDNASSWETFKLWRISEEIFQFQTLRGKFLTFDNEALIISATAESSTMAENFLIERYQNKVHIKLLTMQIYLQTRSVYQLTAYYQGVPDWGDNAAPFDMIIFANDLHGDYQLANGYEPVKAKSVIKQHRDSFVTPEDFRFLSLHGINAVRIPVGWWIAQDPNPPAPFVGGTLAALDNAFLWAQAFGLKCIIDLHAAPASQNEMEHSASRDDSSDWASNPSYISRSLVVIDFLSSRCCVNSVTCP, from the exons ATGAATTTGCAATCTTCGACAATGCCTGAAATTGCCTGCCTAGTGGGAGAGCTGAACGGTGCACCTGAAGTAAGAGGTGTAAATTTGGGCGGATGGTTGTTGGTGGAGGGATGGATAAAACCTTCACTGTTTGATGGGATCCCAAATGGCGATATGCTT GATGGAACCAAAGTGCAGTTCAAATCTGTAATGCTACAGAAGTATATGAGTATCGAGAATGGTGGTGTCTCCAATATCACGGTTGGCAGAGACAATGCATCTTCATGGGAAACGTTTAAG TTGTGGAGGATATCTGAAGAGATCTTTCAATTCCAAACACTTCGAGGGAAATTCCTGACATTTGATAATGAAGCACTGATTATTTCAGCAACAGCTGAATCATCAACAATGGCGGAAAACTTTCTGATTGAAAGATACCAGAACAAGGTCCACATTAAGCTGCTCACAATGCAGATTTATTTGCAG ACTAGGTCAGTGTATCAGCTGACAGCATATTATCAGGGTGTACCAGATTGGGGTGATAATGCTGCACCATTTGATATGATAATCTTTGCAAATGATTTGCATGGAGATTACCAACTTGCTAATGGCTATGAGCCTGTTAAAGCTAAATCAGTTATAAAG CAACACCGAGATAGCTTTGTCACACCAGAGGATTTTAGATTCCTATCTCTACATGGCATTAATGCTGTCAGAATTCCTGTTGGATGGTGGATTGCACAAGACCCTAACCCTCCAGCTCCTTTTGTAGGTGGGACATTGGCAGCTTTGGATAATGCCTTCTTATGGGCACA GGCGTTTGGCCTAAAGTGCATAATTGACCTTCACGCAGCACCTgcatctcaaaatgagatggaaCACAGTGCTAGCAGAGACGATTCTTCAGATTGGGCTAGTAACCCCTCGTATATCTCACGGAGTCTGGtagttattgattttttatcttcCAG GTGCTGTGTGAACAGTGTCACATGTCCTTGA
- the LOC116258436 gene encoding uncharacterized protein LOC116258436 isoform X3, which translates to MITNFVCLVLLYFVFICKEQFSVGELNGAPEVRGVNLGGWLLVEGWIKPSLFDGIPNGDMLDGTKVQFKSVMLQKYMSIENGGVSNITVGRDNASSWETFKLWRISEEIFQFQTLRGKFLTFDNEALIISATAESSTMAENFLIERYQNKVHIKLLTMQIYLQTRSVYQLTAYYQGVPDWGDNAAPFDMIIFANDLHGDYQLANGYEPVKAKSVIKVGHWQLWIMPSYGHSRAFGLKCIIDLHAAPASQNEMEHSASRDDSSDWASNPSYISRSLVVIDFLSSRCCVNSVTCP; encoded by the exons ATGATTACCAATTTCGTGTGTCTTGTTCTTCtgtattttgtatttatttGTAAAGAACAATTCTCAG TGGGAGAGCTGAACGGTGCACCTGAAGTAAGAGGTGTAAATTTGGGCGGATGGTTGTTGGTGGAGGGATGGATAAAACCTTCACTGTTTGATGGGATCCCAAATGGCGATATGCTT GATGGAACCAAAGTGCAGTTCAAATCTGTAATGCTACAGAAGTATATGAGTATCGAGAATGGTGGTGTCTCCAATATCACGGTTGGCAGAGACAATGCATCTTCATGGGAAACGTTTAAG TTGTGGAGGATATCTGAAGAGATCTTTCAATTCCAAACACTTCGAGGGAAATTCCTGACATTTGATAATGAAGCACTGATTATTTCAGCAACAGCTGAATCATCAACAATGGCGGAAAACTTTCTGATTGAAAGATACCAGAACAAGGTCCACATTAAGCTGCTCACAATGCAGATTTATTTGCAG ACTAGGTCAGTGTATCAGCTGACAGCATATTATCAGGGTGTACCAGATTGGGGTGATAATGCTGCACCATTTGATATGATAATCTTTGCAAATGATTTGCATGGAGATTACCAACTTGCTAATGGCTATGAGCCTGTTAAAGCTAAATCAGTTATAAAG GTGGGACATTGGCAGCTTTGGATAATGCCTTCTTATGGGCACAGTAG GGCGTTTGGCCTAAAGTGCATAATTGACCTTCACGCAGCACCTgcatctcaaaatgagatggaaCACAGTGCTAGCAGAGACGATTCTTCAGATTGGGCTAGTAACCCCTCGTATATCTCACGGAGTCTGGtagttattgattttttatcttcCAG GTGCTGTGTGAACAGTGTCACATGTCCTTGA
- the LOC116258436 gene encoding uncharacterized protein LOC116258436 isoform X6, whose amino-acid sequence MITNFVCLVLLYFVFICKEQFSVGELNGAPEVRGVNLGGWLLVEGWIKPSLFDGIPNGDMLDGTKVQFKSVMLQKYMSIENGGVSNITVGRDNASSWETFKLWRISEEIFQFQTLRGKFLTFDNEALIISATAESSTMAENFLIERYQNKVHIKLLTMQIYLQTRSVYQLTAYYQGVPDWGDNAAPFDMIIFANDLHGDYQLANGYEPVKAKSVIKQHRDSFVTPEDFRFLSLHGINAVRIPVGWWIAQDPNPPAPFVGRLA is encoded by the exons ATGATTACCAATTTCGTGTGTCTTGTTCTTCtgtattttgtatttatttGTAAAGAACAATTCTCAG TGGGAGAGCTGAACGGTGCACCTGAAGTAAGAGGTGTAAATTTGGGCGGATGGTTGTTGGTGGAGGGATGGATAAAACCTTCACTGTTTGATGGGATCCCAAATGGCGATATGCTT GATGGAACCAAAGTGCAGTTCAAATCTGTAATGCTACAGAAGTATATGAGTATCGAGAATGGTGGTGTCTCCAATATCACGGTTGGCAGAGACAATGCATCTTCATGGGAAACGTTTAAG TTGTGGAGGATATCTGAAGAGATCTTTCAATTCCAAACACTTCGAGGGAAATTCCTGACATTTGATAATGAAGCACTGATTATTTCAGCAACAGCTGAATCATCAACAATGGCGGAAAACTTTCTGATTGAAAGATACCAGAACAAGGTCCACATTAAGCTGCTCACAATGCAGATTTATTTGCAG ACTAGGTCAGTGTATCAGCTGACAGCATATTATCAGGGTGTACCAGATTGGGGTGATAATGCTGCACCATTTGATATGATAATCTTTGCAAATGATTTGCATGGAGATTACCAACTTGCTAATGGCTATGAGCCTGTTAAAGCTAAATCAGTTATAAAG CAACACCGAGATAGCTTTGTCACACCAGAGGATTTTAGATTCCTATCTCTACATGGCATTAATGCTGTCAGAATTCCTGTTGGATGGTGGATTGCACAAGACCCTAACCCTCCAGCTCCTTTTGTAG GGCGTTTGGCCTAA
- the LOC116258436 gene encoding glucan 1,3-beta-glucosidase-like isoform X4, whose amino-acid sequence MITNFVCLVLLYFVFICKEQFSVGELNGAPEVRGVNLGGWLLVEGWIKPSLFDGIPNGDMLDGTKVQFKSVMLQKYMSIENGGVSNITVGRDNASSWETFKLWRISEEIFQFQTLRGKFLTFDNEALIISATAESSTMAENFLIERYQNKVHIKLLTMQIYLQTRSVYQLTAYYQGVPDWGDNAAPFDMIIFANDLHGDYQLANGYEPVKAKSVIKQHRDSFVTPEDFRFLSLHGINAVRIPVGWWIAQDPNPPAPFVGGTLAALDNAFLWAQ is encoded by the exons ATGATTACCAATTTCGTGTGTCTTGTTCTTCtgtattttgtatttatttGTAAAGAACAATTCTCAG TGGGAGAGCTGAACGGTGCACCTGAAGTAAGAGGTGTAAATTTGGGCGGATGGTTGTTGGTGGAGGGATGGATAAAACCTTCACTGTTTGATGGGATCCCAAATGGCGATATGCTT GATGGAACCAAAGTGCAGTTCAAATCTGTAATGCTACAGAAGTATATGAGTATCGAGAATGGTGGTGTCTCCAATATCACGGTTGGCAGAGACAATGCATCTTCATGGGAAACGTTTAAG TTGTGGAGGATATCTGAAGAGATCTTTCAATTCCAAACACTTCGAGGGAAATTCCTGACATTTGATAATGAAGCACTGATTATTTCAGCAACAGCTGAATCATCAACAATGGCGGAAAACTTTCTGATTGAAAGATACCAGAACAAGGTCCACATTAAGCTGCTCACAATGCAGATTTATTTGCAG ACTAGGTCAGTGTATCAGCTGACAGCATATTATCAGGGTGTACCAGATTGGGGTGATAATGCTGCACCATTTGATATGATAATCTTTGCAAATGATTTGCATGGAGATTACCAACTTGCTAATGGCTATGAGCCTGTTAAAGCTAAATCAGTTATAAAG CAACACCGAGATAGCTTTGTCACACCAGAGGATTTTAGATTCCTATCTCTACATGGCATTAATGCTGTCAGAATTCCTGTTGGATGGTGGATTGCACAAGACCCTAACCCTCCAGCTCCTTTTGTAGGTGGGACATTGGCAGCTTTGGATAATGCCTTCTTATGGGCACAGTAG